Proteins encoded together in one Impatiens glandulifera chromosome 1, dImpGla2.1, whole genome shotgun sequence window:
- the LOC124921926 gene encoding stress-induced protein KIN2-like: MDNSEKASFQAGQAKGQAQEKSSQMLEKAKDSAQSAKESLQEAGQQAQAKAQGACDAVKDSINK, from the exons ATGGACAATTCTGAGAAAGCAAGCTTCCAAGCTGGCCAGGCAAAAGGCCAGGCTcag GAAAAGTCTAGCCAAATGTTAGAAAAAGCCAAGGACAGCGCCCAATCTGCAAAGGAAAGCCTGCAAGAG GCTGGTCAGCAAGCCCAGGCCAAAGCTCAAGGTGCATGTGATGCAGTGAAGGATTCtatcaacaaataa
- the LOC124921925 gene encoding proline dehydrogenase 2, mitochondrial-like, translating to MAKRLPSTILQSLSSRFLNSSSSSSSAAVSPHLLLNLDDPKPQFIHLHDVRALFSTVSTPKLLRSFLSLHASSIGPMVDVGTWVMNSSLLEIPLLRQATLAAVKHTVFQHFCAGETPQEAGNTAARLWEDTGITGMLVYGLEHATDNPWCDRNLQGFLQTVESAKSLPPSSVSFVVVKITAICPMDLLKRVSDHLRWQHRDPSHVHLLPWKRDTLPIFADSSPLYHTQIAPHPLTLEEEQNLELAHQRLQKLYLSCRQANVPLIVDAEDTIVQPAIDYMTYSCAAAAAASSSNEKGGRFPILLFNTIQTYLKDSRERLVLAQAAAEKMGVPMGFKLVRGAYMSSEGQLTSRLGAESPIHNSIDQTHACFNDCTSFMLEKIAGGGGGGAVVIASHNLESGMRAARKATELGIEREDKRVQFAQLYGMADGLSFSLRNAGFQVSKYMPFGPVDLIMPYLLRRAEENRGLLSTSSFDRHLIRKELKRRLTSSLFF from the exons ATGGCAAAGCGTCTTCCCTCCACAATTCTTCAAAGCCTCTCCTCTCGTTTCCTTAACTCCTCCTCATCCTCCTCCTCAGCCGCCGTTTCTCCCCACCTCCTCCTCAATCTCGACGACCCAAAACCACAATTTATCCATCTCCATGACGTTCGCGCGCTTTTCTCAACCGTATCCACGCCTAAGCTTCTCCGTTCCTTCCTTAGCCTCCACGCCTCTTCCATCGGCCCCATGGTCGATGTCGGCACATGGGTTATGAACTCCAGCCTATTGGAAATCCCTCTTTTACGGCAGGCCACCTTGGCTGCTGTCAAGCACACAGTTTTCCAACACTTTTGCGCAGGGGAGACCCCCCAAGAAGCCGGCAACACGGCAGCAAGGCTTTGGGAGGATACCGGAATCACAGGTATGCTCGTCTACGGGCTAGAACACGCCACAGACAATCCATGGTGTGATCGGAATTTGCAGGGTTTCTTGCAAACGGTCGAATCGGCCAAGTCTCTTCCACCATCTTCG GTAAGCTTCGTAGTTGTGAAGATCACGGCAATATGCCCAATGGACTTGCTGAAGAGAGTGAGCGATCACCTGAGATGGCAGCACAGGGATCCATCTCATGTACACCTACTCCCATGGAAACGCGATACCCTCCCAATCTTTGCAGACTCCAGCCCTTTATACCACACCCAAATAGCCCCACACCCCTTGACTCTAGAAGAGGAGCAAAATCTAGAATTAGCCCATCAAAGACTCCAAAAACTCTACCTATCATGCCGCCAAGCCAACGTCCCTTTGATAGTTGATGCCGAGGATACAATCGTCCAACCGGCAATCGATTACATGACTTACAGTTgcgctgctgctgctgctgcttcttCCAGCAACGAAAAGGGTGGTCGGTTTCCCATCCTCCTCTTCAATACCATCCAAACGTACCTCAAGGACTCGAGAGAGAGGCTGGTTCTTGCTCAAGCCGCCGCGGAGAAGATGGGGGTACCCATGGGGTTTAAGCTGGTTAGAGGGGCCTACATGTCGAGTGAAGGGCAACTGACTTCTCGCCTTGGAGCCGAGTCCCCGATTCACAACTCGATCGACCAGACTCACGCGTGCTTCAACGACTGCACTTCTTTCATGCTCGAGAAGATAGCCGGAGGCGGCGGCGGTGGCGCAGTGGTTATCGCGAGCCATAATCTTGAATCGGGGATGAGAGCAGCGAGGAAAGCAACGGAATTGGGAATTGAGAGAGAAGACAAAAGGGTTCAATTTGCTCAGCTGTATGGGATGGCGGATGGACTTTCGTTTAGTCTGAGGAATGCAGGATTCCAGGTGTCTAAATACATGCCATTTGGGCCGGTGGATCTGATCATGCCGTATCTTCTCCGCCGAGCCGAAGAGAACAGAGGCCTCCTCTCCACCTCATCCTTTGACCGTCACCTAATCAGGAAGGAATTGAAGAGAAGACTtacttcttctctcttcttctga